CCCATATAGCCGATATTGCCGTAGCCGCCGGAGAGGCCCGCGAGCGTCGCTTCGCGCAGGGTCAACCGTCCAAGCAACCTGCCGACCACCAGCGCCAGCGTGAACGCGACAATCGTGGACAGCATCGTCGCGATCAGGAACGGCGGGTTGTTCAATTCCGAAAACGGCGTCTTCGACATGATCGCGAACAGCAGCGCCGGCAGCGACACGTAGAGCAGGAAGAAGTTCATCCAGGCGAGGCCTGATTCTGGCAGGGCCTTGACCTTGCCGCAGGCGAAACCGACGAAGATCAAGCCGAAATAAGGTAGAGCCAGATTGAGGATGTCGACCATTGTTGAAGTGTTTTCTAAGAAATTGGGGGCTATCCACCCCGGACGCGAAGGTTAATTCCCGCTAAGGGCACTAGCATCGGCCACAATCCTGGTCTATCGACGGGGAATGATCAAAGCGCGGACCGCCAAATTCCAGATCGGACAGGTCGTGCGCCACCGGATCTTCTCGTTCCGGGGCGTGATTTTCGACATCGATCCGGAATTCAACAACACCGAGGAGTGGTGGCTGTCGATTCCCGAGGAGGTGCGGCCCCACAAGGACCAGCCGTTCTACCACCTGCTTGCGGAGAACGCTGAGTCCGAATACGTCGCCTATGTCTCCGAGCAGAACCTCTTGCCCGACGACTCCGGCGAGCCGGTCCGGCATTCGCAGGTTGCCGAGATCTTCATCAAGGACAAGGCCGGCGGCTATCGCCCGCGCAATCCGTCGCTGAACTGATCGTCGCCGATCGTCGGCCAGAAAAAAGGCGCTCGAAGCGAGCGCCTTTTTCTTGTCCGGGATTGCCCCGATCACTTCTGAGCGGTCGGAGGTGCGCCAGGCGCGCCACCCTGCTGCTCGAGCTTCTTGCGCTGCTCGTCGGCCTTCTTCTGAAGCTCTTCCTGGAGCTTCTTCTGGGTTTCCTCGAACACCTTCGGATCGGTCGGCGGACCGTCATAGGCCTTCTGGAATTCACCGGCGAGCGGCAGCGGCAGGGTCAGCGGCGCGCCGTTGGCATTGATCGCCTGGACAACGAGATTCTGGCCCTTCTTCATGCTGTTGATGAGCTCGGGCGTGGCCTCGTAGTCCGACATGCAGCCGTTCTGGAAGCAGATCACATAGGGCTGTTGCAGCGGTGCGTTGCTGTCGACGATGATCCGGGTGCCGTGCACGAGCTGCATGCCGAGCGGCAGCGTCACG
This genomic stretch from Bradyrhizobium daqingense harbors:
- the hspQ gene encoding heat shock protein HspQ, which translates into the protein MIKARTAKFQIGQVVRHRIFSFRGVIFDIDPEFNNTEEWWLSIPEEVRPHKDQPFYHLLAENAESEYVAYVSEQNLLPDDSGEPVRHSQVAEIFIKDKAGGYRPRNPSLN